From the genome of Vicinamibacteria bacterium:
TTCCGAACGCGTTCCCGTCGAGGTGGTCCACTCCCCACTACGTTTCTACGGCGGCACCCTCGGCGTCGTCGCGCCGTTCGCGCTACTCCTCACGGGAGTCGCGTGGTTAGGCCTCTCGGGCGCACCCGACGAGCGCGGTTTCTGGCCGGTCAGCGTCGCCGCGCTCGGCCTGGGGCTTCTCCTCAGCCGGGACCGGTCACGCTTCAGCGAAGAAGCCGTGCGCGGCATGGGTCGTCCCATCGTCGCGGTCATGATCCTCTCCTGGCTTCTGGCCGGCGTGCTGGGGAAAGTGCTGGCGGAATCGGGTTTCGTACAGGCGCTCGTCTGGCTCGCCAGCGAATCGGGGCTTCGCGGCTCGGGCTACGTTGCGGCGTCTTTCCTCGTCTGCTGCATCGTCTCGACCGCGACCGGCACGAGCCTGGGGACGATTCTGGTCTGTGGCCCGCTGATTTACCCCACCGGGGGAGCGCTCGACGCCGAGCCCGCGGTGCTCCTGGGCGCCATCCTGGGGGGCGCGACGTTCGGGGACAACCTCTCCCCGATCTCGGACACGACGATCGCTTCGGCTTTCACCCAGGAGGCGGACGTCGCCGGCGTCGTGCGGAGCCGGATGAAGTACGCACTGATCGCGGCGGCCATGGCTCTCGTCGCCTACGCGCTATTCGGCGGCACGAGCATTCCCTCCGGCGCTCGGCCGCCAATCGAGGCGAAGTCCGCAGGCCTCGTGATGCTCATCGTCCCCGCCGGGGTATTGCTGTTACTTCTGAGGGGCAGGCATCTGCTCGAGGGTCTTTTCTTCGGGATTGCGCTCGCCATCCTCCTGGGAGTCACCTTCGAGCTCTTCGAGCCGTCGAGGCTCCTCACCATCGATGCGACGAGCTTCCGGGCCTCGGGGATCGTTCTCGAAGGCATGGAGCGCGGCATCGGGGCGTCGATTTTTACTCTGCTCCTGATGGGACTCGTCGGGCCCCTCGAAGCATCGGGCCTCATGGACGAAGTCGTTGCCTACGCGGGTAAGAAGGTTCGTTCGCCGCGAAGCGCCGAGAGCTGGATCGTCGCCGTGACATCGGCCGCCGCCCTCGTCACGACCCACAGCACCGTTGCCCTACTGACCGTTGGCGATTTCGCGAGAAGAGCAGGCGCCCGCTTCGACATCTCACGCTATCGACGCGCCAATCTCATGGACATGACGGTTTGCATCTGGCCGTTTCTCTTTCCGTACATGATCCCCGTGATCCTCGC
Proteins encoded in this window:
- a CDS encoding Na+/H+ antiporter NhaC family protein, with product MVHSPLRFYGGTLGVVAPFALLLTGVAWLGLSGAPDERGFWPVSVAALGLGLLLSRDRSRFSEEAVRGMGRPIVAVMILSWLLAGVLGKVLAESGFVQALVWLASESGLRGSGYVAASFLVCCIVSTATGTSLGTILVCGPLIYPTGGALDAEPAVLLGAILGGATFGDNLSPISDTTIASAFTQEADVAGVVRSRMKYALIAAAMALVAYALFGGTSIPSGARPPIEAKSAGLVMLIVPAGVLLLLLRGRHLLEGLFFGIALAILLGVTFELFEPSRLLTIDATSFRASGIVLEGMERGIGASIFTLLLMGLVGPLEASGLMDEVVAYAGKKVRSPRSAESWIVAVTSAAALVTTHSTVALLTVGDFARRAGARFDISRYRRANLMDMTVCIWPFLFPYMIPVILAASTSASGEDFGLPRISTVEAGFLNFHAWSLLIVLAVAVITGFGRENSPKHGALVRRR